From one Cucurbita pepo subsp. pepo cultivar mu-cu-16 unplaced genomic scaffold, ASM280686v2 Cp4.1_scaffold000173, whole genome shotgun sequence genomic stretch:
- the LOC111784209 gene encoding NADPH-dependent pterin aldehyde reductase-like yields the protein MATCLMQQKGSGEEANGGKKIVITGVSQGLGRALAFELAKRGHTIIGCSRTQDKLDSLHQQLSNSSSLNHLLLNVDVRSDESVETMVRTVIHKFGVPDIIVNNAATINKENAKIGDISREEFDDIIDTNVKGTANVLRHXYKI from the exons ATGGCAACCTGTTTGATGCAACAAAAGGGAAGTGGAGAGGAAGCAAATGGGGGGAAGAAAATTGTAATAACCGGAGTGAGCCAAGGATTGGGACGAGCATTGGCGTTTGAGTTGGCAAAACGAGGCCACACTATAATCGGTTGTTCCCGCACCCAAGACAAGTTAGATTCCCTTCACCAACAACTCTCCAATTCTTCCTCACTCAATCATTTACTCCTCAATGTTGATGTG AGGTCAGATGAGAGCGTTGAAACCATGGTTCGTACTGTAATCCACAAATTTGGCGTTCCAGACATAATTG TAAACAATGCAGCTACAATCAATAAGGAGAATGCCAAGATTGGCGACATTAGTAGAGAAGAGTTTGATGATATCATTGACACAAATGTGAAGGGGACCGCTAATGTATTGCGTCACTNATACAAAATCTAG
- the LOC111784214 gene encoding NADPH-dependent pterin aldehyde reductase-like: MATCLMQQKGSGEEANGGKKIVITGVSQGLGRALAFELAKRGHTIIGCSRTQDKLDSLHQQLSNSSSLNHLLLNVDVRSDESVETMVRTVIHKFGVPDIIVNNAATINKENAKIGDISREEFDDIIDTNVKGTANVLRHFIPLMIPRNQGIIVNISSLFGRMGAPLVSPYCSSKWAVEGLSKSVAKELPNGMTVVALDPGLIYTEMLLCSLGKVASNYQSPQEWASKAASMILNFTNADNGASLTVEDPGTLPT, encoded by the exons ATGGCAACCTGTTTGATGCAACAAAAGGGAAGTGGAGAGGAAGCAAATGGGGGGAAGAAAATTGTAATAACCGGAGTGAGCCAAGGATTGGGACGAGCATTGGCGTTTGAGTTGGCAAAACGAGGCCACACTATAATCGGTTGTTCCCGCACCCAAGACAAGTTAGATTCCCTTCACCAACAACTCTCCAATTCTTCCTCACTCAATCATTTACTCCTCAATGTTGATGTG AGGTCAGATGAGAGCGTTGAAACCATGGTTCGTACTGTAATCCACAAATTTGGCGTTCCAGACATAATTG TAAACAATGCAGCTACAATCAATAAGGAGAATGCCAAGATTGGCGACATTAGTAGAGAAGAGTTTGATGATATCATTGACACAAATGTGAAGGGGACCGCTAATGTATTGCGTCACTTTATTCCTCTTATGATTCCTAGAAACCAAGGGATCATTGTGAATATAAGTTCTCTATTTGGAAGGATGGGAGCTCCGCTG GTTTCACCATATTGTAGTTCAAAGTGGGCGGTTGAGGGCTTAAGCAAATCGGTAGCAAAGGAGTTACCAAATGGAATGACAGTTGTGGCATTGGATCCTGGCCTTATATACACTGAAATGCTTTTGTGTAGCCTGGGCAAGGTCGCTTCTAACTACCAATCTCCCCAGGAATG GGCTTCCAAGGCGGCTTCAAtgattctaaattttacaaatgCTGATAATGGTGCATCTCTCACGGTTGAAGACCCAGGCACTCTGCCAAcctaa